The following are from one region of the Sulfurimicrobium lacus genome:
- a CDS encoding c-type cytochrome, translated as MKKHLVIALALALTPVAAALAANPNVAEKKAGIEAKGYVWNDQSGGGEKIEALHKKGDVKAGKEAYEICGACHLPSGAGRPDGTFPQLAGQHATVIIKQIADIRGGLRDNPTMYPFAQTLTDAQELADVAAYIQTLCIPTDHGKGSGDAKLLAQGKELYVKECTTCHGANGEGDAKKFYPVLAGQHYKYLLRQVTDIRDGKRRNANPDMVKIVKKYSDKDLDAVVEYMSSISMPGSMCKAGAKKK; from the coding sequence ATGAAAAAGCATTTAGTAATTGCACTGGCACTGGCACTGACCCCGGTTGCCGCAGCTCTGGCCGCAAACCCCAATGTGGCGGAAAAAAAGGCGGGTATCGAGGCCAAGGGCTATGTGTGGAATGATCAGTCCGGCGGCGGCGAGAAAATCGAAGCGCTGCACAAGAAGGGCGACGTCAAGGCAGGCAAGGAGGCGTATGAAATTTGCGGCGCCTGCCATCTGCCTTCCGGTGCCGGCCGTCCCGATGGTACTTTCCCGCAACTGGCGGGGCAGCATGCAACCGTAATCATCAAGCAGATCGCCGACATTCGTGGCGGTTTGCGTGACAACCCTACCATGTATCCTTTTGCGCAGACCCTGACCGATGCGCAGGAACTGGCGGACGTCGCGGCGTACATCCAGACCTTGTGCATACCGACTGATCACGGCAAGGGTTCGGGCGACGCCAAGCTGCTGGCTCAGGGCAAGGAACTGTACGTGAAGGAATGCACCACCTGCCATGGCGCCAACGGCGAGGGCGATGCCAAAAAGTTCTACCCGGTACTGGCCGGCCAGCATTACAAGTACCTGCTGCGCCAGGTGACCGATATCCGTGATGGCAAGCGTCGCAATGCCAACCCGGACATGGTCAAGATCGTGAAGAAATACAGCGACAAGGATCTGGATGCGGTGGTCGAGTACATGTCCAGCATCAGCATGCCGGGTTCGATGTGCAAGGCAGGCGCGAAAAAGAAATAA
- a CDS encoding 4Fe-4S dicluster domain-containing protein codes for MSDEKPRASNPLINKRKLEARRKFLRSVVLGAAVLGISSVGYIPVARAWNVRMRPPGALEEPDFLSSCIKCGQCVQVCPVAAIKLDDLDQGFGVGVPYIDSRTQACDFSCDAVQCILACPTGALVYKKPTFMPTRSEMVLPAPPILLAKEKSPEPTLNLKERSGLAVLVRPEKCLARQGKGIKGAARGQSFEGTMRFMEVDRWKPIPLRDHPYDLELCDLCVRTCPIKNAISMEIVKENGVEIHSPVVHEACVGCGVCEMVCPPDLAAIVVEARKGWSV; via the coding sequence ATGAGCGATGAGAAACCACGAGCAAGCAATCCCCTGATCAACAAGCGCAAGCTGGAGGCGCGGCGGAAATTCTTGCGCTCCGTCGTGCTGGGCGCGGCGGTGTTGGGCATTTCCTCGGTCGGCTATATTCCGGTGGCCAGGGCATGGAATGTGCGCATGCGGCCGCCGGGCGCGCTGGAAGAGCCGGATTTTCTTTCTTCCTGCATCAAGTGCGGCCAGTGCGTCCAGGTTTGCCCGGTCGCGGCCATCAAGCTCGACGATCTCGATCAGGGTTTTGGTGTGGGCGTGCCCTATATCGACTCGCGCACCCAGGCTTGCGATTTTTCCTGTGATGCCGTGCAGTGCATCCTGGCCTGTCCCACGGGTGCGCTGGTTTACAAGAAGCCCACCTTCATGCCGACGCGCAGCGAGATGGTGTTGCCAGCCCCTCCCATCCTGCTTGCCAAGGAAAAGAGCCCGGAACCCACGCTGAACCTGAAGGAGCGCAGCGGCCTGGCTGTCCTGGTGCGCCCGGAAAAATGCCTCGCGCGCCAGGGCAAGGGCATCAAGGGCGCGGCTCGAGGGCAGTCGTTCGAGGGCACGATGCGTTTCATGGAAGTGGATCGCTGGAAGCCCATCCCGCTGCGCGATCACCCGTACGACCTCGAACTGTGCGACCTGTGCGTGCGCACCTGCCCGATCAAGAACGCGATTTCCATGGAAATCGTGAAGGAAAATGGTGTCGAGATCCATTCGCCCGTGGTGCATGAAGCCTGCGTCGGCTGTGGAGTGTGCGAAATGGTATGCCCGCCCGATCTGGCGGCAATCGTGGTGGAAGCGCGCAAAGGCTGGAGCGTCTGA
- the nosD gene encoding nitrous oxide reductase family maturation protein NosD, with product MRQIFLLLLAATATLASAAGVDDIPDIGADDTSVHATPKGPGVTGVDLSTAPRVDVDKPVVLVPLYMRDKRIWGLTPLQSLVDAAPAGSTLRLKPGRYAGPVHLTKPLIIDGGGKATVDGGDKGTVFVIETSGATVRGLHLTGSGSSHDTDDACLNVRGHRNVIENNVIDNCLFGIDLKQSNRNIVRGNSVRSKPVDMGVRGDGIRLWYSMENRIENNRVVDSRDNVAWYSNGNVFYHNYGTRSRYSLHFMFANNNVVDGNEFYDNAVGIYLMYNQNTTLRNNIISHSNGPTGMGIGFKEASGSLIEGNEIIYSSLGLMADLSPFQPDSKIVVKNNRIAYNGVAIAFNSELSGWVVHGNSFVGNISNLSVSGAGSGQRNEWRGNFWDDYEGFDRNNDGRGDSAYDLYAYADSIWMEIPQARFFKVAPALEVLDFLERLAPFSSPTLLLRDEKPLFNDPWKKGQKASSQKVSARP from the coding sequence TTGCGGCAAATATTTTTGCTTCTGCTGGCTGCAACCGCAACGCTGGCAAGCGCTGCTGGCGTAGATGATATCCCTGACATTGGCGCGGACGATACCTCGGTACACGCAACGCCGAAAGGCCCAGGTGTAACGGGTGTGGATTTGAGTACGGCGCCGCGGGTCGATGTGGACAAGCCAGTGGTACTGGTGCCACTTTATATGCGCGACAAGCGCATCTGGGGCCTCACGCCGTTGCAGTCGCTGGTGGATGCCGCTCCGGCGGGCTCTACGCTGCGGCTCAAGCCCGGTCGCTACGCCGGTCCGGTGCATCTGACCAAGCCGTTGATCATCGACGGCGGCGGCAAGGCCACGGTCGATGGCGGCGACAAGGGAACGGTGTTCGTGATCGAGACCAGTGGCGCAACGGTGCGCGGCCTGCATCTCACCGGCTCCGGATCGTCGCACGACACCGACGATGCCTGTCTCAACGTGCGCGGCCACCGCAATGTGATCGAAAACAATGTGATCGACAATTGCCTGTTCGGTATCGACCTCAAGCAGTCCAACCGCAATATCGTGCGCGGTAACAGCGTGCGTTCCAAGCCAGTCGATATGGGCGTGCGTGGCGATGGTATCCGTCTCTGGTACAGCATGGAAAACCGCATCGAGAACAACCGGGTGGTGGATTCGCGCGACAACGTGGCGTGGTACTCGAACGGCAACGTTTTCTACCACAACTACGGCACGCGCAGCCGTTACTCGCTGCATTTCATGTTCGCCAACAACAACGTCGTCGACGGCAACGAGTTTTACGACAATGCGGTCGGCATCTATTTGATGTACAACCAGAATACCACTCTGCGCAATAATATTATCTCGCATTCCAACGGGCCAACCGGGATGGGTATCGGCTTCAAGGAAGCGAGCGGGTCACTGATCGAAGGTAACGAGATCATTTACTCTTCCCTCGGCCTCATGGCCGATCTCTCACCGTTTCAGCCCGACAGCAAGATCGTCGTCAAGAACAACCGCATCGCTTACAACGGCGTCGCCATCGCTTTCAACAGCGAGCTGAGCGGCTGGGTGGTGCACGGCAACTCCTTCGTGGGCAATATCTCGAATCTTTCCGTGAGCGGCGCAGGCTCGGGGCAGCGCAATGAATGGCGCGGCAATTTTTGGGACGACTACGAAGGCTTCGACCGCAACAATGACGGTCGCGGGGACTCCGCTTACGACCTGTATGCCTACGCGGACAGCATATGGATGGAAATTCCCCAGGCGCGCTTTTTCAAGGTTGCGCCCGCGCTGGAAGTGCTGGATTTTCTCGAACGGTTGGCGCCTTTTTCCAGTCCAACATTATTGTTGCGGGACGAAAAGCCCCTGTTCAACGATCCCTGGAAAAAGGGCCAGAAAGCGAGTTCCCAGAAAGTGAGTGCCAGGCCATGA
- a CDS encoding protein NosL, protein MSRWLKYCAVFLLLGLLAACHQEPKTGPVEVKWDRDTCVRCSMALSDKRFAAQVRGGPKHQAFKFDDFGCAVFWLKDKPWADDPATEFWAMDMRSNQWIDARKAHYVPNKTTPMAYGFGAVALPEPGAVSFEEARKRILAKGK, encoded by the coding sequence ATGAGCCGGTGGCTAAAATATTGCGCCGTGTTCCTGCTGCTGGGTCTGCTGGCCGCGTGCCACCAGGAACCCAAAACCGGCCCGGTGGAAGTCAAATGGGACCGCGACACCTGTGTGCGCTGCAGCATGGCTTTGAGCGACAAGCGCTTTGCCGCGCAGGTGCGCGGTGGCCCGAAGCACCAGGCATTCAAGTTCGACGATTTCGGCTGCGCGGTTTTCTGGCTCAAGGACAAACCCTGGGCAGACGATCCGGCCACGGAGTTCTGGGCGATGGACATGCGTTCCAACCAGTGGATCGATGCTCGCAAGGCGCATTATGTGCCGAACAAGACTACCCCGATGGCCTATGGCTTCGGTGCGGTGGCGCTGCCGGAACCGGGCGCGGTGAGTTTTGAAGAAGCCAGAAAACGAATTTTGGCTAAAGGTAAATAG
- a CDS encoding NapH/MauN family ferredoxin-type protein, whose translation MNKYLESVRVMLGGDPRKPGPVDYTEEAKTIHFYKKSEKHDFDALKLEARAHQKKKYWLKRRWIALLSINLLFTVSFWFDIQILEGALTASRMLGFHLIDLNSALQVMLAHKHIIVNLLIGTGTVFVLWLALGGRTFCSWVCPYHFLAENAERLHVYLVEKKKISDHAFHRGVRTVFWVLFAGMAWVTGYTVFETISPTGIVSRALIYGPGLALGWVTLLLLFEIFYSRRAWCRYVCPIGLTYGIVGVFSPLHVTYKLANCHHEGECRKVCEVPHVLECVIKGRAPSAQLDIGADCTRCGMCIDVCPSGALSFEIKGLRKIM comes from the coding sequence ATGAACAAATATCTTGAATCGGTGCGTGTGATGCTGGGCGGCGATCCGCGCAAGCCCGGCCCCGTCGACTACACTGAAGAAGCCAAGACCATCCACTTCTACAAGAAGAGCGAGAAGCATGACTTCGACGCGCTCAAGCTGGAGGCGCGCGCACACCAGAAGAAGAAATACTGGCTCAAGAGGCGCTGGATCGCGCTGCTGTCGATCAACCTGCTGTTCACGGTGTCGTTCTGGTTCGACATCCAGATACTGGAAGGCGCACTGACTGCATCGCGCATGCTCGGCTTCCACCTGATCGACCTGAATTCCGCGCTGCAGGTGATGCTGGCGCACAAGCACATCATCGTCAACCTGCTGATCGGTACCGGTACGGTTTTCGTCCTGTGGCTGGCGCTGGGCGGGCGCACGTTCTGCTCCTGGGTCTGCCCCTACCATTTCCTGGCGGAAAACGCCGAGCGCCTGCACGTGTACCTGGTGGAGAAAAAGAAAATTTCCGACCACGCTTTCCACCGCGGCGTGCGTACTGTGTTCTGGGTGCTGTTCGCGGGGATGGCATGGGTCACTGGCTATACCGTGTTCGAAACCATCTCGCCGACCGGCATCGTCAGCCGGGCGCTGATCTACGGGCCGGGACTCGCGCTGGGCTGGGTGACGCTGCTGTTGCTGTTCGAGATCTTCTATTCGCGCCGCGCCTGGTGTCGCTACGTCTGCCCGATCGGACTGACCTACGGCATCGTCGGTGTGTTTTCGCCCCTGCATGTGACCTACAAGCTGGCCAATTGCCACCATGAAGGCGAGTGCCGCAAGGTCTGCGAGGTGCCTCACGTGCTGGAATGCGTCATCAAGGGGAGGGCGCCGAGCGCGCAGCTGGACATCGGTGCGGACTGCACGCGCTGCGGCATGTGCATCGACGTGTGCCCGAGCGGGGCCTTGAGCTTCGAGATCAAGGGTCTTCGGAAAATAATGTAG
- a CDS encoding c-type cytochrome, which yields MKLLPIMLFAAVSTAMLNGQAVAADGAKLFAEKTCTACHGKDAKTPLMPDYPKIAGQNEAYMIKQMNDIKSGARANGNSAAMKGVMVLVSDQDVKDIAAYVSKLKP from the coding sequence ATGAAATTATTGCCAATAATGCTGTTTGCAGCGGTTTCTACGGCCATGCTGAACGGCCAGGCTGTTGCCGCCGACGGCGCGAAATTGTTTGCAGAAAAGACCTGTACGGCTTGCCATGGCAAGGATGCCAAAACCCCGCTGATGCCGGATTATCCAAAGATCGCAGGCCAGAACGAAGCCTACATGATCAAGCAGATGAACGATATCAAGAGCGGTGCCCGTGCCAACGGCAACAGTGCGGCGATGAAGGGCGTGATGGTTCTGGTAAGCGATCAAGATGTCAAGGATATCGCGGCTTACGTGTCTAAACTTAAACCCTGA
- a CDS encoding ABC transporter ATP-binding protein has product MINFNHVSKTFKRNQVLDHIDLNIELGERIALVGSNGAGKTTLIRCLLGEYTYDGEVTVNGLIPRRERSKVLQKIGFVPQLPPPLKMPVGQLVGFAASLCNTERKRMEDVAARLGLDFGKISHLPFVKLSGGMKQKLLIAIAMGRDTSVLVMDEPAANLDPDARHIFFELLAERLENTTMLISSHRLDEVAPLVNRVLEMDRGKVVLDDRVAEDVSLSGKLACRLTLRRSEEAIAKALLGWNFRDMGGGLEWQGNVAGPDRLRFLGMISRYVGVLTSISLDEDKGGEA; this is encoded by the coding sequence ATGATCAATTTCAATCACGTTTCAAAAACATTCAAGCGCAACCAGGTCCTCGATCATATCGATCTGAACATCGAGCTCGGCGAGCGCATCGCGCTGGTCGGCTCCAACGGCGCGGGGAAAACAACCCTCATCCGCTGCCTGCTCGGGGAGTACACCTACGACGGCGAAGTCACGGTAAACGGGCTGATACCGCGGCGCGAGCGGAGCAAAGTGCTACAGAAGATCGGCTTCGTGCCGCAGTTGCCGCCACCGCTGAAAATGCCGGTGGGCCAGCTGGTCGGTTTCGCCGCTTCCCTGTGCAACACCGAGCGCAAGCGCATGGAAGACGTCGCGGCCAGACTGGGGCTGGATTTCGGGAAGATTTCACACCTGCCCTTCGTCAAGCTGTCCGGCGGCATGAAGCAGAAACTCCTCATCGCCATCGCCATGGGGCGCGACACCAGCGTGCTGGTGATGGACGAACCCGCTGCCAACCTCGATCCCGACGCCCGTCACATCTTCTTCGAGTTGCTCGCGGAACGGCTGGAAAACACCACCATGCTGATTTCCAGCCACCGCCTCGACGAGGTGGCGCCCCTGGTCAACCGCGTGCTGGAAATGGACCGCGGCAAGGTGGTGCTGGACGACCGGGTGGCCGAAGACGTGTCGCTTTCCGGCAAGCTGGCGTGCCGCCTGACGCTGCGCCGTTCCGAGGAAGCCATCGCCAAGGCGCTGCTGGGCTGGAACTTCCGCGACATGGGCGGGGGGCTGGAGTGGCAGGGCAACGTGGCCGGCCCGGACCGCCTGCGTTTCCTCGGCATGATCTCGCGCTATGTGGGCGTCCTGACCTCCATCAGCCTGGATGAAGACAAGGGCGGCGAAGCATGA